One Lysinibacillus fusiformis genomic window carries:
- a CDS encoding response regulator, with product MIRVLIADDHHVVRRGLLFFLKTQKDIEVVGEAKNGVEAVELAESIQPDIILMDLVMPEMDGIQATKRIKAKFPLIQILMLTSFSDRDHVVPAMEAGAAGYQLKDIEPDELVLSIRRIMQGENTLHPEATSTLEMDRQESKNAAHVLNPLTPREQDVLAELTKGKSNREIASSLFVTEKTVKTHISNIFTKLQVQDRTQAALYAVKHGLTEGSGI from the coding sequence ATGATTCGTGTATTAATTGCAGATGATCACCATGTAGTCCGTCGCGGATTATTATTTTTTTTAAAGACGCAAAAAGATATTGAAGTCGTTGGAGAAGCTAAAAATGGAGTTGAAGCAGTCGAATTAGCTGAAAGTATACAGCCAGATATTATTTTAATGGATTTAGTTATGCCAGAAATGGATGGTATTCAGGCAACGAAGCGCATAAAGGCAAAGTTTCCTCTAATACAAATCTTAATGTTAACAAGTTTTTCTGATCGAGATCATGTTGTGCCAGCGATGGAGGCAGGAGCAGCAGGCTATCAGTTAAAGGATATCGAACCAGACGAATTGGTTTTATCGATTCGCAGAATTATGCAAGGGGAGAATACATTACATCCTGAAGCAACGTCTACACTTGAAATGGATCGACAAGAATCAAAAAACGCTGCACATGTGTTGAATCCATTAACGCCTCGTGAGCAGGATGTACTTGCAGAGCTCACAAAGGGAAAAAGCAATCGAGAGATAGCTTCATCTTTATTTGTCACTGAAAAAACAGTTAAAACTCATATTTCTAATATTTTCACGAAGTTACAGGTGCAAGACCGCACACAGGCAGCTCTATATGCCGTAAAACATGGATTGACAGAAGGCAGCGGCATATAA